The following is a genomic window from Pecten maximus chromosome 19, xPecMax1.1, whole genome shotgun sequence.
TTTGTCATCTGGAATGATTTAATGTCATCATCAAGCAAGGACCCTCGCataaacgatttttttttacgGAAGGCAGCCATAATAGAAACTTATCCGTCATCGTAATCAACCAGAACGTCTACTACAATAGGGACCCATCACAGAGACGTAACTGTCATTACTTGGTTTTGTTAAATAACCCCATCGACAATCAGCAAATCATGACTCTAGCCAGACAGATGTATCTTGAAAATGTACaacatttgatgatatatttcaaaGAGGCCAACAGTAAACCGTACGGGTATCTTCTAATCGATTTGAAACCATCAACTCCAGAGTCTTTACGCATGCGCAGTGCTATCTTTTCTAGACAGCCTATAAAAGGACAGGAAGACCAGACtaaggatcattttgaggctaACGAGCGGACGTATTTCGACCAGAAACAGCAGCAGTAAACTCTAGACGAAACTCAGTTACCACAAGAAGATATGTCAGCCTGTGACGATTGTGGTATTATGTTCCAAGACATACATGATTTATAGAGACACTTAAAGAAATTGATTCCCGTAAACAAAAATTTGTCGATGAAGATGTGCCTAAGTCAAATAGATGGATCCCATTTGACAATCTAGAGTCTGACAAGGAAAAAAGCAAAAGGGAAGAATACGAAGCATTCAATACCATGATGACTTTAGCAAGGTCCTCTAACGAGACGGAATAGAATcaaaagtttgagaaatacGTAAATGACTGAATGTCTGATGAAGAAGCACAGGGAAAAGCAAACGAGAAGATGGAATCTGAAGATATGGATCAAATCAGAACATCCTTCAGTTACAAAACGGATCGGTTCACGAAAAGGTCATGGAAGTTGTCACATAATTCATAAACGATGTTTGAGAGGATCTTAAAGCGATAAAGATGGCACTTAAGAAGAATCGCTATATCCTAGCAGAATTGTGTGCCGATCAAAACGAATCCGAAGATAAAGAATCGGATGACGAATGTGAAGAGGACGAAAGCTGATATAAGTTGGGTATCTTGGTTAAAGCTTCATTTCAATGTATAGCACTTGACAAGGAAGGATGCCTTCTTCGGAAGATTATCTAAGACATCTTTGTCAATCCTGCAAATGCTGGGAGTTTCTCTGGGCCCGGCaaaatgtatagatatgtaCTGAAGGCCGGAAAATTCGTCATCAGCAAATACAAAATGAGAAAATGGTTACAACGCCAAAAGCCTTACAGCCTTCAGAGATCATTCCACAAACAAGTTAAAAGGAGTAGAATAGTAGTAACGGGGATCGACGACCAGTGGTCTGCAGATCATACGGACATGGTCAAGTCCAGGAGTGAAAATGACGGTCATGACTATGTACTATGTACTATGTGGTCATAGACGTGtataaccctggtaaatactagccgcaatataccgctcggctagagagatcttctctttagctcgatcggttgagcgtaagactagtaagtcAGAGGTccgatccctagcggaggcagtgatttaaatttaattgatcatgcgctctgttacattggcgcccatgtagggacccggAAAAAATACTCAGCcttgctccacaagcatcgctgttacccctggaaactcgaggacgagttctttcctggagggggagtatataaccctggtaaatactagccgcaatataccgctcggctagagagattttctctttagctcgatcggttgagcgtaaaaCTAGTAAGTCAGAGGTctcgggttcgatccctagcggaggcagtgatttaaattgaatttatcatgcgctctgttacacgTGTTCTCCAAATATGTGTTGGTGAGGTCGTTAAAAGATAAGAAAGGTAAATCTGTAGCTAAGGCGCTACAGGATATTTTACACGAAGGGAGATAACCCGTTCGGATGCATACTGATAAGGACCAGGAATTTAGATCAAAAGACGTAAATTTGCTTTTGCATCGATACGGACTACAACATCTCTGCGCAAAACGAATCCAAAGCAGCGGTGTCCGAGCGAGTCATCAAAACCATTAAATTGAGATGGTACAGATATTTCACACAGATAAGAAACTATGGATAGGTtaagaaattacaaacgtttgTCAAAAGCTACAATCAGACTATCACCAGACGATCGGTATGACCCCTGCACATGTATCTAAAGGCAAAGAGACGTGTATCTGGTTGGGAATGTATTGGCCGAAAAAATAGTCAGTCTTACGAGAAACGAAGAAAGTCCGTAAACCTTTCAAGTTCAAAGTTGaagagatacagtaaggtcGTCTCATTTCAGAAACCTTTTCTCTCGAGAGTATGACGAAAAATGGACCGGGGAGATATTCACCATTTTCTCAAAAGATACTACGCGGGGGCTTACCAGTGTACAGAGTCAAAGACTATGATGGAGACGAGATCAAAGGAACTTTTTACCAGTCCGAACTACAGAAAATAGATTTTCGGGACGACGATATGTGGAAGGTGGAAACCATTCTGAAAACCAGGGGAACAGgtcaaaacaaacaatactACGTACACTGGCTTCACTGGCCCAGGAAAATCTGTTCCTGTATACGCGCATCTGATGAAACCGATTTGTAGGAGAGTGAACTATCCTAGACAAGTCTAATGTCAAGACCCTTTGTTATGGGAAAGAGCGTACATATACACAGATCGCGTTACTACTATATGGGCGATAGATGGTTCTCAtttgattgtaaatatttatttgttcatgATAGAGTACATAATCTCTGTAAGAATGGGTGTGGGATGGCTCTCCGACCCACGTTCATTCCATCGCAACGGGGAagataaaatgttgtatatagatatttagCCTTCTCGTTATTTATATTCATCACATATCAATAGAAAGCTGGAAATTAGAAAATATGCAAATCTATGTTTTCGTGTTGCTGTgaaatttgttcaaatcaattgaTTTTTCAGACATGAAAAATAAGATTGGGGATATTGAAAGGGAAACCAAATCAAATCAAAAAGAAATACAGCGTTTGAACGAGGAAGTGACACAAAGAGACGTTGAAGTTGGACGTTTGAAAGAAAATATGGCCAAACGTGCTGCTCAGGCACCAGTAACGGGCAGGGATGTAGATTTAGTTGAAGGTAAGCAAACGAAAATGCAAGGTTGTTCTAACACACAAAGCATCAAACTTATTCAGCTTCAATGAAATTTTGTGAGGAAGGTATGGATTCTGTGCCCTGACCGAGACAAACCTATGTCTTTATTATCAGTAGGATTTTTGCGGTGGGTGTTACGTCGGGCCAAGACCCCGGATCAAACCACAACCACCGAATTGAATCAACCATTTATTAGAATGGTCGCCAGACTATGCTGTCGAACACGCACACGTGCCAAGGCCAATAACTCACATGTTACGTCAGAATCATGTTACATCATTCAAACGTAGGTTTCACTACAGTACAATAATTGCTACTGAGTAGAAAtgaacaatatttatatatccaaGAGCACTACAGTGGGTTGCCATGCTACTGTGATTCTGACATCACAGTAATCATCGCTTATCATTTAGTTTAAACGTCAAGATGAGAACAGTGTGTACCATTTGGTATTATGCTAGATTGGGTCTTCTCGCAGATCTTTATCTTTTCTTATATATTCGTTTTAAGTTATTATCTCGTTATTCTCTGTTGGTCCTGCCTCAATTAGGGGACATGATCATGACATTCTTTCCTTTTCATGAAAAAGTCGAAATTTTCATTTGTGCTGAATCTCTCTCATACGTTAATATAGGAACCATTCACTGGCGTGAGGTATCATTCTGAAGGATGAGTTATTATGTAATGTTTTTCAGCTTACCTTAGAATCACATCAGGTGTATATTAAGAACTGCTGGCttgtataaaacataaaaatgggAGTTTGTGTCTTACTTCAGTCGTTTGTATCAGGTGTATTTTAGGAACAGCTGAATCTATTTGAGAACAGTGGGTTTTGTGCAGATCAGTTGGATTAATGTGATAATCATAGTTATTTTAGTGCGGTGTGGgttcttttttaatttgtaaatattagaCTCATTTCCGATAAATATGCCGCTCAGGATATTGGACACACAGCAGACGGTTCTGAGAAAAATAGAGAAAACCAGTCGATCATCTCCTAACATTTAGTGGTGTTtgtaataaaattattaaaatacgCTGGGCTGTACAAAGGTTCGGATATagttcacaattttttttaacattttttcaaagaaaaagaagatgattgtaaaatacaagaaaaaGTTATACCCATGAAGCTGACTGCTGGCAATGGAAActcaatttaaaatgtaaaactctGTCACATATACCAAAAGCCATTAGGGCCAGATTGGGCCAGGGGCCATGATCATTTAGCTGATTATTACAGAGGTACGATTCACAGTAATTGAAACGTTCAGTATGAGTTTCGGCGGGAGAAGAGGTCATGGGGCTCAAAGCTAAATACACCCCGTGGTGTTTCATATAATCCACGGCTATGTCATACATTTGTTAATGTATTCGGCGGAAAATTGAAATCGAAATCGGTATCTTGTAATCAAAATTGCATGAAAAAGTACATATCCTTCTCTCTTAACGgacatttcataattttatcaAACACTTCAAGAACTAGAACTCTCTCTTAATCTTCTTAGGAACGATGTTAATTGTCGCGATTATGTTACATGTCTCGAAATATTCAGAGAGGAAAATCTGCCATCTAATTGGGAAATCTGCCATCTAATGATAAAATAAGTaataaattaaaagaaaaattagGTAGGAACCACTTTGGTCAGTATCACAAATGTAAAGTATGATGTACTACTACTTGCCGATGTGTTACAGACATGCGTTTATACTATTTTTATCTCGACCCAGCTCATGTTTATTCCTCGCCCTTgtttctcaaaaattgcaaaagcAAAGAAGCCCTTGGCTCATGACTACGACCCGTCCAAACTTACTATGTGGctaacataactatatatgaAAAATTTGTATGGTACTAGTATGGTTTTATTGGCTGACTGAGCATTCATGTGAGATTCAATGGCTCATGAGACAGTGACGGAAGACATGCTGTCCGGCCATACAAAAAAGCCCAGTGGAAACCTATAGGCAAACGTGTACCTAATCTTAAACTGAAAAGGAATTACTTAGAACATTATCGTAATTTAAAGTATCATACGGCCTGAAGCTAGTTAAAATCCACAGTGTTCTCGAGATCACGCAATCGCAATAGCACAAGTCTTATGCTGACCTTAATgcttaaaaaagaaaacacttTTATGAAAGATGTCTACAAACACATGAATAACAGAGTATTTGAAAATATCATGGGAAATAACTATTATTACGCTTCATAAATATgacataaattttattttaaacaaatataaaaaggaTTTGTTTGTTCATTTTGAATTGTAGTAAATAGGTGAGGATAAAAACTGTCAAGCTTACCGGTAATTTCATTAATCCCTcaaataacaataacacaaatGACATATAAAACAGATTTTCTAACTCCGTGATGTGATCAAGTTCCATCCACCCTTTGACCTTACAATGAATGAATCGACTGTTTCCTGTTTATCGTTACTGTTCGTGTCTGATTCGGTATCGGAATATCCATCTTTCTCATCCGCTTTACCATCATTGTCCGATCCCTCGGAATCAGTATTATTCCTCTTCTCATCGTCAGCGTCATGTAGTCTTCAAATCCATGTTTGAATAGCCTTAACGTCACTCAAATGACCTTTTCTCTATCCATGCCTTCATCCGTTCAAAAGTCATTCGAATGGCATTTTCTCTGTCCATGCCACCATTCGTGCAAAAGTCACCTGAATGACTTTTCTCTATCCATGCCATCATCCGTGCAAAATTCACTCGAATGACCTTTTCTTTTTCCATGCCATAATTTGTGTAAAAGTCACATGAATGACTCGAATGACCTTTTCTTTTTCCATGCCATCATACGTGTGAAAGTCACTCTAATTGCCTTTTCTCTGTCCTTGTCATCATTCGTGCAATCTTTAATAGACTCCAAAACCTGTTTGTGTAATCTTCTGTCTCTTATCTGAAAAGGGCAGCAGATTTGTATACTGTCTTAGGAATTCCTCTAGCCCTCTTCCTTAACTTTCATATCAGTGTTCAAATTAGCCGTTGGATGTGATATTCCTTAATTCTCATATTTGTCTAGTTACTTTTGCTATTGTTTTTGCTTTTCTTTTCAGATTAATCCTGCAAATTGTAAAAAGTACGTCATATTCGTCCACCTCGTGTGATTGGACAAATCACTATCTTCACAGATCGTTCTCACATTTCGTTTTGTGGAAATGAAGCAACtgcaaaaaataaacaaaaatcaaaaacatttgCTTTATAGCACGCGCTGCCGTCACATCGATTAAACTTGCGctgttattttattaaacctttttatttttactatttattgATTGTTTTAGTCATTTACTTATTTTTAACAGCCTTACACAACGTAAGTTGTTTTCCAATTAATGACGATAGGCCTTCGGCGAATCAATTGTCGACCGAGGGGATCATTATCACAAAAACAACGATATTGTTCGTTGTGTATCTACTTaactttgtgtgtgtgtgtatatattaaaataatctagttgataatgaaaaCAACGATAAACCACACATTGAAATTCTAGCTTTATTTTCGTCAAATCATTGTCTTTTTCAGACTTGAGAGGTAGGATTGAGGTCCTTGAACGAGATAAAGAAacgaaaaataaacaaatggatGATCTCAAAGCGGAACTACAGCGTCTGAACCAGGAAGTGGAGAGGAGATCAAAAATCAACAAGCAACAGGACGAACAGATTAATCACCTTAACGACGAGATCAAACAACTGAGAAAACGATTGGAAAAGAGAGAAGTTGAATTAGCACTTTTGAGATCTCAATTCCcagaaaatgatattcaaaCACCTATAACTCAGCGGGATGTAGCAGTAAACGTCGCCGATGGGGAGGGGGGAACATCAGGGTCAGGATCAACAAAAGACGAACACTTATCCAACGAACAACAGAGCACCAGTTCAGTTGATGTGAAACAAGAGCAAGACAGACGGAAAGTCTTCAGCAATCccaaacagacaaacacaaAAAGCGTACCCAGTAAATCCGATCGATGGCAATATTAGTCGCCATAATGATCAAAGCTTTCTACAGCAGATCCAATGCTTATTCttatcattattttgttaaCAGTGCATGTCATCGAATGTATCCAGAATCAATAATTTTAGGGggaaaattaaaacaacaagCAGACTATTTCTTCATCAAAGGCTATCTTGTTCAGGATCAAGGATTAGTTACTGATTCATGACATGCTTCATCAGGCTTTATGATGAAGtacgtttatataaaatacacttAATGGAAAAAGTAGAACTACTTTATTAAGCTACTGTGTCCGTCATAGAAAATCCTTAAATGCTAGTTTTCCCATCGTCAAACGTAGGATTGATGCAAGCTTGGTATAAACATATAccaataaatatgaatattgcAGTGATGACGAGAGGTGTGTCAATTGAATAATGTTAGATTATCTCAATATTTCCATCATAGGATTGAAATGTACGGACACATTTTCCTGACGCTCAGTCTTGCTGAGATCTTaaaaattattacatgtattttgaaatatcaatctTTAAACATCAGATGATCTTTTGCAGATTATAAAGGATGCGCAATTGTTCTGAATATATCATATTATTCTATTGTTTGTTCCTTAATGTAACttcttgtatatattgtgtattgatgAAAGGTTGGATCGCCTCAAAACAATGACATTTCCTTGTCCGTACTGTCGCTATTACTTCATCAGTGATACATTAATTAGTCAAACTTCGTTATCGGGAACCATGCTTACCTATACTAGCGGACAAATGAAACGCATATTTGGTTTTTCTGATATAACATTTAGACACGTTAATTCATTTTACGTGGAGGCTACCTCCGTGCACTGTGAAAATTCAGTCGACTGTGAACCAACTTGACGCTGCTTGTTTTCAGCAGTTTCTTCCAGAAAGCGTGCATTCGGGGTACTCTTGCACCGTATGTGCttgttaatatttaaaaatcaaacGTTGGAACAGAACATATCAGTTGCACATTTCTTTTCGATACGATTGTACATTAAGTGTTCGTCGAGAGGGGCAGGGCCATTGCTCTAATAACACATGGTCATTCGCATCGTCATGTAGCCCAGACATATGGTGTACATGAGTCAACAATATCCCGTTTAGTTGGGTGTCACACAGCTACAGGGATATTGGGTGACTGTCCCAGGAGCGGACGCGGCGCCttacgtcgcgacgtcaagataGAGGCATTCGTCTCTCGCACCTCCGTAACCGATTTCAGACGGCATCGGAGACTGCATGTGAAGTTGTCGGCACTCATGGTTGGCCAATGTGTACAAGAACAGTTAGGAATCGGTTGCCCCTATGTTGGTCCGCCACTTACGCAGAGGCGACGCCAACGTCGAATGCAGTGGTAGTGTGCACACATGCACATAATCGGTTTCATTTAGCTCATTGGAGACGCGTGTTGTTCACTGACGCCTAAGGTCAGGTGGACGACAACGTGTCTATCGATGATTTTGTTAGCGATATTTTGAAGTTTGCGTAACGGAAAGCGGCAGATTCGGGAGAGGGTCTGTTATGATATGGGCAGATATACATCATGGCATGAAAAGACCTATCGAGCTTATCCATGGTAATTTCACAACAGTAAGATATCGGGGTGAGGTCTTGCCTTACGTTGCAGCAGGACAACGCGAGGCCCTAGGTTGCTGGGGTTTATCATGACTTTTTGACTCAAAACAACGTTTCAGTTCTTGATTGGCCACCATACAGTCCAGATGTGTCCCCAATCGCGCATTTATGGGACGAGATAGACAGGAGGATTAGGAGGCGTGACACCGTTCCATATCACGTCGTTCAACACATGCAGGCCTTATTCTAGAGTGGAAAAATATCCCTCGAAAGgcaataaacatattgttggGGTCAATTTTAAGAAGAGTAGAATCAGTGACTATTGATTTGGATCAGGAAACGTCGTAAGGTACCATTGTTTTAACAGTATTAACGCAAGCACCGTCTGaatgtattcagtaatgatgaaataatcgaGAGACCGACACCATACTGTTCCGACAGTAAAACTTCTGACATAGAATACGTCGAATACTCGGGGTATGTAGACATTTTTTCATGACCCTAACCCTTCAAGAGTTTCGACTGTACATTTTTgatcaattaacattttatGCTGTAgtataaattaattacatttgaCTCTAACTATTCTTACCAAACATGACTCATCATACTGCATATCTCGGCAAAAATATAAACACTAATATATTCCAATTTCTACTGAAATTGACATTAATGTGAAAAAATCGTTGCTTGTTT
Proteins encoded in this region:
- the LOC117317546 gene encoding TNFAIP3-interacting protein 3-like, translated to MGNGATREFEDMKNKIGDIERETKSNQKEIQRLNEEVTQRDVEVGRLKENMAKRAAQAPVTGRDVDLVEDLRGRIEVLERDKETKNKQMDDLKAELQRLNQEVERRSKINKQQDEQINHLNDEIKQLRKRLEKREVELALLRSQFPENDIQTPITQRDVAVNVADGEGGTSGSGSTKDEHLSNEQQSTSSVDVKQEQDRRKVFSNPKQTNTKSVPSKSDRWQY